Proteins from a genomic interval of Terriglobales bacterium:
- a CDS encoding carboxypeptidase regulatory-like domain-containing protein, with product MILLLSVWAAAQSNRGGISGTVTDQHGLIVADATVVITNVGTNEGIRLHLSSAGSYSAQNLEPVIYRIEVQARGFKKEVIENVKVDTATTATKNVVLQPGATTETVDVTSDAPLIDTQSGTVGQTVTERQIADIPLNNRSVLDLAITAPTVNGVVGTEDPGVTAGAPVPGFNLSLGGGRPGSSAILADGANNTGIGIAREVVSFTPETVQEFTVQTSAYSAEYGQTGGGVINATTKSGTNDLRGTALWYTRNPSTSARQFTTQLNPPPNNLRSNQGSLTVGGPVVIPKLYNGHDRTFFFFAFEPRWRQDFLTVGSLLPTDAMRNGDFTGLTRTTSGWLPNSVAQQFSLASVGPATIFRQFTLGANGQMTPLTTPVQFATPNVIPQNYLDPTALKALQFMPHAGAYFLDANGNVKNFLVHRFVQQNETRYTAKVDHTLTNSNHMSFRYTLVPAVGTTGFGSDVNGNGGSYSYSQQAVISDTQTFSSSIMNEVRLDYTRGTFSNDFSPRFNIKSGENLATELGLPSLTKGGTPLFQVSTDANGFDAFTNIGSSGSTNNYNVEERYNIADTVYMTRGNMNWKFGIDLDHSLLNVIPFFGASGGRWDFRTAQTSMVFGSTSTANGGNPFASFLLGVPNLVLDRPVLISYHYRWNSAAAFIQNDWKLKPNLTLNLGVRYSLQLPRVEKNNLQGEFLPQLAQSFGLTTPVTLPGSGQVVSSIIVPPFAYAGLGGRSKYLTPIERYNFEPRIGFAWSPFSGGRSLVIRGGYGLSHVPLTGNNRLPNPDFGGTVNISTTTTGSTGAVDPTSAVRLSSNPPLLNPSLTPQTALNIPTNGLVYLGSLGIPGFAVSNNSKIPYVQNWNLSMTWEPFRNTIFQLGYLGSKGTHLFLPQINSNPRDFNLIEAMDTATQLPPGATKTGTPATPDTTIVDPLGRRDLAGNPLSIPLGSLASVYGGFNNLFTYFDSGGSSILHAGYVSMQRRVGTGLTFTANYTYGKSIDNASDAGPDKNVLTSGTTQGGDVTFGAPLSLDRSVSAYDVKNAFSATYIYDVPFGQGHRFLTNAGTLLNTLLGGWTTSGVFRLQSEYPFLPTISDANGLNATLTHTVRPDIVPGVPLINPNYNRNCIASSVCEPYLNPAAFMRPVKGQLGNASRTLDVRGPIQQYFDVSVQKTFSLGGDGKRRLQIRVDAVNVLNHPILQLTSGNSGPDFMGAPNEGTISVAYPSGVATPTSLTNAEYAAWAAFNGQPVSAGTLNSIEAMVDSFRANGGKGALPLDFFHIQLPTGFATTNANAFDIRTLNGYKLWRLRQAYNPNFGQLRDLGLPRYIQFGIKFYF from the coding sequence CGGTTCATACAGCGCCCAGAACCTGGAGCCGGTTATTTACCGCATCGAGGTACAGGCGCGCGGCTTCAAAAAGGAAGTCATTGAGAACGTCAAAGTGGATACCGCAACAACGGCAACCAAGAACGTTGTGCTGCAGCCGGGAGCGACCACTGAGACGGTTGATGTCACCTCGGACGCGCCGCTGATTGACACCCAATCGGGCACTGTTGGCCAAACCGTTACAGAGCGCCAGATCGCGGACATTCCGCTGAACAACCGAAGCGTGCTTGACTTGGCCATCACTGCTCCTACGGTGAATGGAGTCGTTGGCACTGAAGATCCCGGCGTCACCGCGGGGGCACCGGTCCCTGGTTTCAATTTGAGTTTGGGTGGCGGCCGTCCGGGAAGCTCCGCGATCCTGGCCGATGGGGCCAACAATACGGGCATCGGAATTGCGCGCGAAGTCGTAAGCTTCACGCCCGAGACGGTGCAGGAGTTCACCGTACAGACCTCGGCCTATTCGGCGGAATACGGCCAGACCGGTGGCGGTGTTATTAACGCGACTACTAAATCGGGAACGAATGATCTGCGCGGCACGGCGCTGTGGTATACACGCAACCCCTCGACCAGTGCAAGACAGTTTACGACACAGCTCAATCCTCCTCCCAACAATCTGCGCAGCAACCAGGGTTCGCTGACGGTGGGCGGACCGGTGGTGATCCCAAAGCTTTATAACGGCCATGATCGGACTTTCTTCTTCTTTGCCTTCGAACCCCGCTGGCGCCAGGACTTCCTGACGGTGGGCTCACTGCTTCCCACTGACGCCATGCGCAACGGGGACTTCACCGGCTTAACGCGCACGACCAGCGGCTGGCTGCCAAACAGTGTGGCGCAGCAATTTAGTCTCGCGTCGGTCGGGCCTGCCACAATTTTTCGGCAGTTCACTCTCGGAGCCAATGGCCAAATGACGCCTTTGACCACTCCTGTCCAGTTTGCCACACCTAACGTAATCCCCCAGAACTACTTGGACCCAACGGCGCTCAAGGCGCTGCAGTTCATGCCGCACGCGGGCGCATATTTCCTGGATGCGAATGGAAACGTAAAGAATTTTCTGGTCCATCGCTTTGTGCAGCAGAATGAAACCCGTTATACAGCCAAGGTAGACCATACCCTTACCAACTCGAACCATATGAGCTTCCGCTACACGCTGGTTCCGGCGGTAGGCACAACTGGTTTCGGCAGTGACGTGAATGGCAATGGCGGATCCTACAGCTATTCTCAGCAAGCTGTGATTTCAGATACTCAGACCTTTTCGTCCAGCATAATGAACGAGGTGCGTCTCGACTACACGCGCGGCACATTCAGCAACGACTTTTCGCCGCGGTTCAACATCAAGTCAGGCGAAAACCTGGCCACGGAGTTGGGGCTCCCCAGTCTTACCAAGGGTGGAACGCCCCTCTTTCAAGTCAGCACGGATGCGAATGGGTTCGACGCCTTTACTAATATCGGTTCTTCGGGATCTACGAACAATTACAACGTTGAAGAGCGATACAACATCGCGGACACGGTTTACATGACCCGCGGCAACATGAACTGGAAGTTCGGCATTGATCTGGACCATTCGCTGCTGAATGTGATTCCATTTTTCGGCGCCTCGGGCGGCCGCTGGGACTTCAGGACTGCCCAGACCAGCATGGTGTTCGGCTCAACGTCCACGGCCAACGGAGGGAATCCGTTTGCCAGCTTCCTGCTAGGAGTACCCAACCTGGTGTTGGATCGCCCAGTCCTGATTTCGTACCACTACCGTTGGAACAGCGCCGCTGCATTCATACAGAATGACTGGAAGCTGAAACCCAACCTTACGCTGAATCTGGGCGTGCGTTACTCCCTGCAACTGCCGCGCGTAGAGAAAAACAATCTGCAGGGCGAGTTCCTGCCGCAGTTGGCACAAAGCTTCGGGCTGACTACACCGGTCACACTTCCTGGCAGCGGACAAGTGGTTAGCTCCATCATTGTCCCCCCGTTTGCTTACGCCGGACTTGGTGGACGGTCAAAGTACCTCACTCCAATCGAGCGTTACAACTTCGAACCGCGCATTGGTTTCGCGTGGTCTCCATTCTCAGGAGGGCGAAGCCTTGTGATTCGAGGTGGTTACGGACTTTCTCACGTTCCTCTTACGGGAAACAACCGGCTACCCAATCCTGATTTTGGCGGGACGGTCAATATATCAACCACGACGACCGGATCAACCGGCGCAGTTGATCCGACCTCTGCGGTACGATTGTCAAGCAATCCGCCGCTCTTGAATCCTTCGCTTACGCCGCAGACCGCGCTGAACATCCCCACAAACGGGCTGGTTTATCTGGGCAGTTTGGGTATTCCGGGATTCGCGGTTTCGAATAATTCAAAGATCCCCTATGTGCAGAACTGGAATTTATCCATGACGTGGGAGCCGTTCCGCAATACCATCTTCCAACTGGGCTATCTCGGCAGCAAAGGAACGCATCTGTTCCTGCCGCAGATTAATTCCAATCCTCGTGACTTCAACCTTATCGAGGCCATGGACACCGCGACGCAACTACCTCCCGGTGCTACGAAGACCGGTACTCCGGCAACGCCAGATACCACTATTGTTGATCCACTTGGCCGCAGAGATCTGGCTGGAAATCCGCTTTCGATACCTCTAGGAAGTCTGGCAAGTGTGTATGGAGGTTTCAATAATCTCTTTACCTATTTTGATTCGGGGGGAAGCAGCATCCTTCATGCCGGCTATGTAAGTATGCAACGGCGAGTGGGCACAGGCCTGACGTTTACCGCCAACTATACCTACGGTAAATCCATTGACAATGCCTCCGACGCCGGTCCTGACAAGAACGTGCTTACGTCAGGCACGACGCAGGGCGGTGATGTAACCTTTGGAGCGCCGCTTAGCCTTGATCGCTCGGTATCTGCCTACGACGTCAAGAATGCGTTTAGCGCGACTTACATCTATGACGTCCCGTTCGGGCAGGGCCACAGGTTCCTGACCAATGCGGGGACACTGCTCAATACTCTACTGGGCGGCTGGACTACGAGCGGGGTCTTCCGGCTGCAAAGTGAATATCCTTTCTTGCCGACAATCTCAGACGCGAACGGCCTGAACGCTACCCTGACGCACACCGTTCGTCCAGACATTGTTCCCGGCGTGCCGCTGATTAACCCAAATTACAACCGCAACTGCATAGCCAGCAGCGTTTGCGAACCTTACCTCAATCCCGCGGCATTTATGCGTCCCGTGAAGGGCCAATTGGGGAATGCCTCTCGTACTCTTGATGTCCGTGGACCGATACAGCAATACTTCGACGTCTCGGTGCAGAAGACTTTCAGTCTCGGCGGCGACGGTAAGCGCAGATTGCAGATCCGCGTGGATGCTGTCAACGTTCTCAATCATCCTATCCTCCAGTTGACTTCCGGTAACTCCGGTCCCGACTTTATGGGCGCGCCCAATGAAGGTACTATCAGTGTCGCCTATCCGTCGGGCGTGGCAACCCCCACCAGTCTCACAAACGCAGAATACGCCGCTTGGGCGGCTTTCAACGGGCAACCGGTGTCAGCAGGTACCTTGAACTCGATTGAAGCGATGGTGGACAGTTTCCGGGCGAACGGTGGCAAGGGCGCGTTGCCACTGGACTTCTTCCATATTCAGCTTCCCACGGGCTTTGCCACCACAAACGCAAATGCCTTCGACATCAGAACTTTAAACGGGTACAAGCTATGGCGCCTGCGGCAAGCCTACAACCCCAACTTCGGACAACTTCGTGATCTCGGATTGCCGCGTTACATCCAGTTCGGTATAAAGTTTTATTTCTGA